A portion of the Krasilnikovia cinnamomea genome contains these proteins:
- the clpS gene encoding ATP-dependent Clp protease adapter ClpS: MALPQVAPVETPEIEEVPADDRPWVTIVWDDPVNLMSYVTWVFQKLFGYSHDRAEQLMMTVHTEGKAVVSAGARERMELDASRLHGYGLWATVDQA, encoded by the coding sequence ATGGCATTGCCTCAGGTCGCTCCCGTCGAGACGCCGGAGATCGAGGAGGTGCCAGCGGACGATCGGCCGTGGGTCACCATCGTCTGGGACGATCCGGTCAATCTGATGTCGTACGTGACCTGGGTGTTCCAGAAGTTGTTCGGCTACAGCCACGATCGGGCCGAGCAGTTGATGATGACGGTCCACACCGAGGGCAAGGCCGTGGTTTCCGCGGGAGCCCGGGAGCGGATGGAGTTGGACGCATCCCGGCTGCACGGATACGGTCTGTGGGCGACGGTAGACCAGGCGTGA
- a CDS encoding DUF2017 domain-containing protein, with protein sequence MFRRHGNQCVATFAVDEVRVLRKVAGEIVGLLMDGFDHGDPVVDRLFPDIYPERPDDSAEFRLYTEGDLKTGKIDQAGAILAALPDDGPGEVRLDGEEAEAWLRAINDARLAMGVRLDIRSGTDLGEELDDAVAADPTSSRVFQLSVYAYLGYLQESLLNALVAVR encoded by the coding sequence ATGTTCCGACGCCACGGCAACCAGTGCGTGGCGACCTTCGCGGTGGACGAGGTCCGTGTGCTGCGCAAGGTCGCTGGCGAGATCGTCGGCCTGCTCATGGACGGCTTCGACCACGGCGACCCGGTGGTCGACCGCCTCTTTCCGGACATCTATCCGGAGCGGCCCGACGACTCGGCCGAGTTCCGCCTGTACACCGAGGGTGACCTCAAGACCGGCAAGATCGACCAGGCCGGTGCGATCCTCGCCGCGTTGCCCGACGACGGCCCCGGCGAGGTACGCCTCGACGGCGAGGAGGCGGAGGCGTGGCTGCGGGCCATCAACGACGCCCGCCTGGCCATGGGGGTGCGGCTCGACATCCGCTCCGGGACGGACCTGGGGGAGGAGCTGGACGACGCCGTGGCGGCCGATCCGACCTCCAGCCGCGTCTTCCAACTCTCCGTGTACGCCTACCTGGGGTACCTGCAGGAGTCTCTGCTCAACGCGCTTGTGGCGGTTCGCTGA
- a CDS encoding glycosyltransferase: MRIVRLANFVTPRSGGLRTALRNLGEGYQRAGHEAVLVVPGREHSDTMTAQGRVITLPGAALPRTAGYRVLAERRELARLLDDLEPDRIEVSDRSTLRWTGHWARQRGVGSMMVSHESLAGLLGVWGMPARDSLADRLNRRTAQAYDQIVCTTAFAAAEFRRLGVPNLVEVPLGVDLAGFHPSRADAAVRARYARPDELLIVYCGRLSADKRPELAVDAIATLRARKTPAVLVVAGDGARRTALAYRSARLPVRFAGHLSERSAVAALLASADVVLAPGPVETFGLAALEALACGTPVVVNAASALPEVIGDAGLAVPGTPEAFADGVHQVLGRPEAARRAAARARAELFGWPRAVAGFLRAHDAAPAAMAAAVTRPRPAPGSARQPDPAPPRPTLLRPAVPASRTRAAHRGEPRWAASAAWAGTAAEPAGADDTHGARYA, encoded by the coding sequence ATGCGCATCGTCCGGCTGGCCAACTTCGTCACACCGCGATCGGGCGGGCTGCGTACCGCGCTGCGCAACCTCGGCGAGGGCTACCAGCGGGCCGGGCACGAAGCCGTCCTGGTCGTACCGGGGCGCGAGCACTCCGACACCATGACCGCGCAGGGGCGGGTCATCACGCTGCCCGGTGCCGCGCTGCCGCGTACCGCCGGCTACCGGGTGCTGGCCGAGCGGCGGGAACTCGCCCGGCTGCTGGACGACCTGGAGCCGGACCGCATCGAGGTGTCCGACCGTTCCACCCTGCGCTGGACCGGACACTGGGCCCGGCAGCGCGGCGTCGGCTCCATGATGGTCTCCCACGAGAGTCTCGCCGGGCTGCTCGGCGTGTGGGGGATGCCCGCCCGCGACTCCCTGGCCGACCGGCTCAACCGGCGCACCGCGCAGGCGTACGACCAGATCGTCTGCACGACCGCGTTCGCCGCCGCCGAGTTCCGCCGCCTCGGCGTACCCAACCTCGTCGAGGTGCCGCTCGGCGTCGACCTCGCCGGGTTCCACCCCAGCCGGGCCGACGCCGCGGTCCGGGCCCGCTACGCCCGGCCCGACGAGCTGCTGATCGTCTACTGCGGCCGGCTGTCCGCGGACAAGCGACCCGAGCTTGCGGTCGACGCGATCGCCACGCTGCGGGCGCGGAAGACACCCGCGGTGCTGGTCGTCGCGGGGGACGGGGCCCGGCGCACCGCGCTGGCGTACCGCTCGGCCCGGTTGCCGGTGCGGTTCGCCGGGCACCTGTCGGAGCGCTCCGCGGTGGCCGCGCTGCTGGCCAGCGCCGACGTGGTGCTGGCGCCTGGGCCGGTGGAGACGTTCGGGCTGGCCGCCCTGGAGGCGCTGGCCTGCGGCACCCCGGTGGTGGTCAACGCGGCCAGCGCGCTGCCCGAGGTCATCGGCGACGCCGGGCTGGCCGTGCCGGGCACCCCGGAGGCCTTCGCCGACGGCGTACATCAGGTCCTGGGGCGTCCCGAGGCCGCGCGCCGGGCCGCCGCCCGCGCCCGGGCCGAGCTGTTCGGCTGGCCCCGCGCCGTGGCGGGCTTCCTGCGCGCCCACGACGCCGCGCCCGCCGCGATGGCCGCGGCCGTCACCCGCCCACGGCCCGCTCCCGGATCGGCCCGCCAGCCCGACCCCGCGCCGCCCCGGCCCACCCTGCTGCGCCCGGCCGTGCCCGCGAGCCGGACCCGCGCCGCCCACCGCGGCGAGCCCAGATGGGCGGCGAGCGCCGCCTGGGCGGGCACGGCGGCCGAACCCGCCGGGGCGGACGACACCCACGGCGCCCGGTACGCATAA
- a CDS encoding PLP-dependent cysteine synthase family protein translates to MARYESLLDACGGTPLVGLPRLSPTVPDGAPPVRLWAKLEDRNPTGSIKDRAALFMVREAEESGRLRPGDTILEPTSGNTGISLAMVAKLRGYRLVCVMPENVSAERVQLLRMYGAEIIFSPAAGGSNQAVATAKQISADHPDWVMLFQYGNPANARAHYETTGPELLRDLPTITHFVAGLGTTGTLMGTGRYLREKVPGIEVVAAEPRYGELVYGLRNIDEGYVPELYDATVLNRRFSVGTRDAVLRTRQLVEVEGIFAGFSTGAILHAALAVAHEAVKAGRRADVAFVVADGGWKYLSTGAYGGTLADAEEALEGQLWA, encoded by the coding sequence ATGGCTCGCTACGAGAGCCTGCTCGACGCGTGCGGGGGCACGCCGCTGGTCGGCCTGCCCCGCCTGTCGCCGACGGTGCCCGACGGGGCACCGCCGGTGCGGCTGTGGGCCAAGCTCGAGGATCGCAACCCGACGGGCAGCATCAAGGACCGGGCCGCGCTGTTCATGGTGCGCGAGGCGGAGGAGTCGGGTCGGCTCCGCCCGGGCGACACCATCCTGGAGCCGACCAGCGGCAACACCGGCATCTCGCTGGCCATGGTGGCGAAGCTGCGCGGCTACCGCCTGGTCTGCGTGATGCCGGAGAACGTCTCCGCCGAGCGGGTCCAGCTGCTGCGCATGTACGGCGCGGAGATCATCTTCTCGCCCGCCGCGGGTGGCTCCAACCAGGCGGTCGCCACGGCCAAGCAGATCTCGGCCGACCACCCGGACTGGGTCATGCTGTTCCAGTACGGCAACCCCGCCAACGCGCGTGCCCACTACGAGACCACCGGGCCGGAGCTGCTGCGGGACCTGCCCACGATCACCCACTTCGTGGCCGGGCTGGGCACCACGGGCACGCTCATGGGCACCGGCCGCTACCTGCGGGAGAAGGTCCCCGGCATCGAGGTCGTCGCGGCCGAGCCGCGTTACGGCGAGCTGGTGTACGGCCTGCGCAACATCGACGAGGGCTACGTGCCGGAGCTGTACGACGCCACGGTCCTCAACCGCCGGTTCTCCGTGGGCACCCGCGACGCGGTGCTGCGTACCCGGCAGCTCGTCGAGGTGGAGGGGATCTTCGCGGGCTTCTCGACCGGCGCGATCCTGCATGCGGCGCTGGCCGTGGCGCACGAGGCGGTGAAGGCGGGCCGCCGCGCCGACGTGGCGTTCGTGGTCGCCGACGGCGGCTGGAAGTACCTGTCCACGGGCGCGTACGGCGGCACCCTCGCCGACGCGGAAGAGGCCCTCGAGGGCCAGCTCTGGGCCTGA
- a CDS encoding MBL fold metallo-hydrolase, with protein MRLTVLGCAGSFPGPESACSAYLVEADGFRLLIDFGSGSLSALQRYAGLDAVDAIMLTHLHCDHMLDACTYVVVRRYTPGGPLPPLPVYAPMGAAERIAAAYSAEAEPVDDVYTFYGLQPGTFPIGPFTVTVDRVNHPIETYGVRVEHGGRVLAYSSDTAPCDALLRLAQGADLFLCEASYLDGVQNPPDLHLTGGEAGEAATKADVGRLLLTHLVPAWCSEASTVEAASATFAGPVDVVRPGARYDL; from the coding sequence ATGCGACTGACCGTCCTCGGCTGTGCCGGCAGTTTCCCCGGCCCCGAGTCGGCCTGTTCCGCATACCTCGTGGAGGCCGACGGCTTCCGGCTGCTGATCGACTTCGGATCGGGATCACTGTCGGCGCTGCAACGCTACGCCGGCCTCGACGCGGTCGACGCGATCATGCTCACTCACCTGCACTGCGACCACATGCTCGACGCCTGCACGTACGTGGTGGTCCGCCGCTACACCCCGGGCGGGCCGCTGCCGCCGCTGCCCGTGTACGCGCCCATGGGCGCCGCCGAACGCATCGCCGCCGCCTACAGCGCCGAAGCCGAGCCCGTCGACGACGTCTACACCTTCTACGGGCTGCAGCCGGGCACCTTCCCGATCGGACCGTTCACCGTGACCGTGGACCGGGTCAACCATCCCATCGAGACGTACGGGGTGCGCGTCGAGCACGGCGGCCGGGTCCTCGCGTACTCGTCGGACACCGCGCCCTGCGACGCCCTGCTGCGCCTGGCCCAGGGCGCCGACCTGTTCCTGTGTGAGGCGAGTTACCTCGACGGCGTGCAGAACCCGCCCGACCTGCACCTGACCGGCGGCGAGGCGGGCGAGGCGGCCACCAAGGCGGACGTGGGCCGGCTGCTGCTGACCCACCTCGTTCCCGCCTGGTGTAGCGAGGCATCTACTGTGGAAGCCGCGAGCGCCACCTTCGCGGGCCCGGTCGATGTGGTACGCCCGGGCGCCCGCTACGATCTCTGA
- a CDS encoding MFS transporter produces MTLTPYRETLALRGMRPLLTVATLARIPVTAGPVVLTLHVVQDLGRGYGAAGLVGAAFTVGGSFGAPVLGRVMDRRGLRPILVLTTVAEVAFWAAAQAMPYWTLVLAALVGGFLTLPVFAVARQSITALTPESHRLPAFALDSITTELSFMAGPALGVFVATTAGARAGMLAVGAGILVSGVGLYLLDPAIRSADEAPVSAGVRVPRRSWLRPRLVAVLAVTAAATLVLSGTDVAVVAVLRSTGELEWTGAVLGLWAAYSLLGGFAYGTVRRGLPPLALFAPMALFTIPVGLGGDHWWLLALMLIPAGALCAPTITATADVVSRLAPAAARGEAMGLHNSSLTVGVALGAPLAGVVMDTLSPPWGFAAVGIVGVLVALLALPAQLRHRSPTRPTEPPAATPAQAGTPTEPSAKVSRGSGKVLPPDHAGVDQVMATTEATGTVNVAGTGRP; encoded by the coding sequence ATGACACTCACGCCTTACCGGGAGACGCTTGCCCTGCGCGGGATGCGTCCGCTGCTGACCGTGGCGACGCTCGCCCGCATCCCCGTGACCGCCGGCCCGGTGGTCCTCACCCTGCACGTCGTGCAGGACCTGGGCCGCGGGTACGGCGCCGCCGGGCTGGTCGGCGCCGCGTTCACCGTCGGCGGCTCGTTCGGGGCCCCGGTGCTGGGCCGCGTCATGGACCGTCGCGGCCTGCGGCCGATCCTGGTGCTGACCACGGTCGCCGAGGTCGCCTTCTGGGCCGCCGCACAGGCCATGCCGTACTGGACCCTGGTGCTGGCCGCGCTGGTGGGCGGCTTCCTGACACTGCCGGTGTTCGCGGTCGCGCGGCAGTCCATCACCGCGCTCACCCCCGAGTCGCACCGGCTGCCCGCGTTCGCCCTCGACTCGATCACCACGGAGCTGTCGTTCATGGCCGGCCCGGCGCTCGGGGTCTTTGTCGCCACGACGGCGGGCGCGCGGGCCGGGATGCTGGCGGTCGGTGCGGGCATCCTCGTTTCCGGGGTGGGGCTCTACCTGCTCGACCCGGCGATCCGCAGCGCCGACGAGGCGCCGGTCTCGGCCGGTGTGCGGGTGCCCCGGCGCTCCTGGCTGCGGCCACGGCTGGTGGCGGTGCTGGCGGTCACCGCGGCCGCCACGCTGGTGCTCAGCGGCACGGACGTGGCCGTGGTGGCGGTGCTGCGCTCCACCGGCGAGCTGGAGTGGACCGGTGCGGTGCTGGGCCTCTGGGCGGCGTATTCGCTGCTGGGCGGCTTCGCGTACGGCACGGTGCGGCGCGGGCTGCCGCCGCTGGCGCTGTTCGCCCCGATGGCGCTGTTCACCATCCCGGTGGGTCTGGGCGGCGACCACTGGTGGCTGCTGGCGCTGATGCTCATCCCGGCGGGTGCGCTGTGCGCCCCGACGATCACCGCAACCGCCGACGTGGTGAGCCGGCTGGCCCCCGCCGCCGCCCGGGGCGAGGCGATGGGCCTGCACAATTCGTCGCTGACCGTCGGGGTGGCGCTGGGCGCGCCGCTGGCCGGCGTGGTGATGGACACCCTGTCCCCGCCGTGGGGGTTCGCGGCGGTCGGCATCGTGGGGGTGCTCGTGGCGCTGCTGGCCCTGCCCGCCCAGCTCCGACACCGCTCCCCCACCCGGCCCACCGAGCCCCCAGCCGCCACGCCAGCCCAGGCGGGCACACCCACCGAACCGTCCGCCAAGGTGTCGCGCGGCTCCGGCAAGGTCCTCCCACCCGACCACGCCGGGGTCGACCAGGTCATGGCGACGACGGAGGCCACCGGCACGGTCAACGTGGCAGGCACCGGCCGCCCCTGA
- a CDS encoding isochorismatase family protein has translation MSRALIIVDVQNDFCEGGSLAVGGGAAVAGGISRALATGGWDHVVATKDYHVDPGAHFGDPPDFVDSWPAHCVAGTSGADFHPGLETDRVEAVFHKGAHAAAYSGFEGRTADGQTLADWLRARDVTSVDVVGIATDHCVRATALDAAAAGFATTVLLDLTAGVAPATTEAALEQFRTASVATTGTPVVTSV, from the coding sequence GTGTCCCGCGCACTCATCATCGTCGACGTGCAGAACGACTTCTGCGAGGGCGGCTCGCTGGCGGTCGGCGGCGGCGCCGCCGTGGCCGGCGGCATCTCCCGGGCGCTGGCCACGGGCGGCTGGGACCACGTCGTGGCGACCAAGGACTACCACGTCGACCCGGGCGCCCACTTCGGTGACCCGCCGGACTTCGTCGACTCCTGGCCGGCGCACTGCGTGGCGGGCACCAGCGGCGCGGACTTCCACCCCGGCCTGGAGACCGACCGGGTGGAGGCGGTGTTCCACAAGGGGGCGCACGCGGCCGCGTACTCCGGCTTCGAGGGCCGCACCGCCGACGGGCAGACCCTCGCGGACTGGTTGCGCGCCCGCGACGTGACCTCGGTCGACGTCGTGGGCATCGCCACAGATCATTGCGTACGGGCCACCGCCCTGGACGCCGCGGCCGCGGGTTTCGCCACCACCGTGCTGCTGGATCTGACCGCCGGGGTGGCGCCGGCCACCACCGAGGCCGCCCTGGAGCAGTTCCGGACCGCCTCGGTGGCCACAACCGGCACACCCGTGGTGACCTCCGTCTAA
- a CDS encoding MoaD/ThiS family protein: MAIEVRVPTILRSYTGGAKVVEGAGATLGALIDDLDAKHSGLKGRLITSEGALHRFVNVYVNDEDVRFLGALDAKLSDGDSVTVLPAVAGGALGFAAAAALLGHSSGSRAESR; the protein is encoded by the coding sequence ATGGCCATCGAAGTTCGCGTTCCCACCATCCTGCGCAGCTACACCGGCGGGGCCAAGGTCGTGGAGGGTGCCGGCGCCACGCTGGGCGCCCTCATCGACGACCTGGACGCCAAGCACTCCGGCCTCAAGGGCCGCCTGATCACGTCCGAGGGCGCCCTGCACCGCTTCGTCAACGTCTACGTCAACGACGAGGACGTGCGCTTCCTCGGAGCCCTCGACGCCAAGCTGTCCGACGGCGACTCGGTGACGGTGCTGCCGGCGGTCGCGGGCGGCGCCCTCGGCTTCGCGGCGGCGGCGGCGCTGCTGGGGCACTCTTCCGGCAGCCGGGCCGAAAGCCGGTAA
- a CDS encoding nicotinate phosphoribosyltransferase: protein MTAYPSALLTDQYELTMVSAALKDGTADRRCVFEVFARRLPSGRRYGVVAGPGRLAELIRDFRFAEAEVEFLRRAGIVDETTARWLADYRFTGDIDGYAEGELFFPGSPILTVSGTFAECVVLETLLLSVLNHDCAVAAAAARMVTAARGRPIIEMGSRRTHEAAAVAAARAAYLAGFASTSNLAAGAKYGIPTTGTSAHAFTLLHDDESAAFASQVAALGKNTTLLVDTYDIAQGIRNAIAVAGPDLRAVRIDSGDLSVLAGHSRELLDSLGATETKIIVSGDMDEYSIATLAAEPVDMYGAGTAVVAGSGAPTAGLVYKLVEVEGRPVVKRSENKATVGGRKTAVRRHKPTGTATEEIVVSQGVPDHRPNDRLLQRSYVVGGEILDPVPLAESREHLRQCLISIPWEGLKLSAGDPAIPVTIVPTT from the coding sequence GTGACCGCGTACCCATCCGCCCTGCTGACCGACCAGTACGAGCTGACCATGGTCAGCGCCGCCCTCAAGGACGGCACCGCCGACCGTCGCTGCGTCTTCGAGGTCTTCGCCCGGCGGCTGCCGTCCGGACGCCGCTACGGCGTCGTCGCCGGACCGGGGCGGCTGGCCGAGCTGATCCGCGACTTCCGCTTCGCCGAGGCCGAGGTGGAGTTCCTGCGCCGGGCCGGCATCGTCGACGAGACCACCGCGCGATGGCTGGCCGACTACCGCTTCACCGGCGACATCGACGGGTACGCCGAGGGCGAGCTGTTCTTCCCCGGCTCGCCGATCCTCACGGTGTCCGGCACGTTCGCCGAGTGCGTGGTGCTGGAGACGCTGCTGCTGTCGGTGCTCAACCACGACTGCGCGGTCGCCGCGGCGGCGGCCCGGATGGTCACCGCGGCCCGCGGCCGGCCGATCATCGAGATGGGCTCACGCCGTACCCATGAGGCCGCCGCGGTGGCCGCGGCCCGCGCCGCCTACCTGGCCGGTTTCGCCTCCACGTCCAATCTGGCCGCGGGCGCGAAGTACGGCATCCCGACGACGGGCACCTCGGCGCACGCCTTCACCCTGCTGCACGACGACGAGTCGGCGGCCTTCGCCTCGCAGGTGGCGGCGCTGGGCAAGAACACCACGCTGCTGGTGGACACGTACGACATCGCGCAGGGCATCCGCAACGCGATCGCGGTGGCGGGGCCGGACCTGCGGGCGGTGCGCATCGACTCGGGCGACCTGTCGGTGCTGGCCGGGCACTCGCGGGAGCTGCTCGACTCGCTCGGCGCCACCGAAACGAAGATCATCGTCTCCGGTGACATGGACGAGTACTCGATCGCCACCCTCGCCGCCGAACCGGTCGACATGTACGGCGCGGGCACCGCCGTGGTCGCCGGCTCCGGCGCCCCCACCGCCGGGCTGGTGTACAAGCTGGTCGAGGTCGAGGGCCGCCCCGTGGTGAAGCGCTCGGAGAACAAGGCCACCGTCGGCGGCCGCAAGACCGCGGTCCGGCGGCACAAGCCCACGGGTACGGCCACCGAGGAGATCGTGGTCTCCCAGGGCGTGCCCGACCACCGGCCGAACGACCGGCTGCTGCAGCGCTCCTACGTCGTCGGCGGGGAGATCCTCGACCCGGTGCCGCTGGCCGAGTCCCGCGAGCACCTGCGCCAGTGCCTCATCTCGATCCCGTGGGAGGGTCTCAAGCTGTCCGCGGGCGACCCGGCCATCCCCGTCACCATCGTCCCGACCACCTGA
- a CDS encoding LuxR C-terminal-related transcriptional regulator, translating into MRDWAFVGRAGELARLITTATDQRRGGLILSGAAGVGKSRLLREAVATLDPGGYAVLTAAASVAACGLPFGGLAQVLPPDPPAGLSQAGLLRWALDILRAEAAGRPIVLAVDDAHLLDPASAALAHLLVRQGATLLATLRGAAPVPPPIGALWTEGLVGHAELSPLDAAGSQELLAAMLGGPVEAGSAQRLTELASGNPLMLRELVQAARGGGEMTRAYGVWRWTGRLTLAPSLADLVDAHIGGLAPAVRDVVELVAFGEPIGLPSLLAVADPAAVEVAEERELIRVHGDGRRRPARLAHPLYGEVVRRQCPVSRTRRLLATLADLVERTGARRRDDLLRVAVWRLDSGTAQDGARLLDAAAQAFGRLDLTLTHRLAAAARDAGAGYPATELLATALLLAGRPHEAQAALDRGERQDGSADAASGRPVALRATVAFWGLGQAGAADDLAAATVTEPGAAAQVRAVEAVMRLQLNQLERARELTAAVLSAPAAGASARNLAHCAQALLAAASGHPRHSADLIARIQADAPAWWRDSPALHFLLPVTVGTRVSVALDLAALDEILTAEFADLAQTGGFGFGTGWVALLQAHSARLRGRTADALRAAEQACAALSAHGRYEGLGHAARALSAAVRGDLALATSAMASAEAAGGACERLFYPWHATARAWTAACAGDLTGAVRVLTELAGRLRTDGFAGYELLAWHDVVRLGRAELAADRMAALVAEVPGGPAAPLLLRHARAAATHDPGALYAVARDFAAHGYLVFAAEAAATALRLFRAVRDPRALAANQVLADALAACDTLGTPPLRSVQPALTSRERQVAELAAAGARSREIADSLFLSPRTVENHLQRVYAKLGVSGRTELAPALRSLPQ; encoded by the coding sequence GTGAGGGACTGGGCGTTCGTCGGGCGGGCCGGCGAGTTGGCCCGCCTCATCACCACCGCCACCGACCAGCGCCGGGGCGGGCTGATCCTCAGCGGCGCGGCCGGGGTCGGCAAGAGCCGGCTGCTGCGCGAGGCCGTCGCCACCCTCGACCCCGGCGGGTACGCCGTGCTCACGGCCGCCGCCAGCGTCGCGGCATGCGGCCTGCCCTTCGGCGGACTGGCCCAGGTCCTGCCGCCGGACCCGCCCGCCGGGCTGTCCCAGGCCGGCCTGCTGCGCTGGGCGCTCGACATCCTGCGCGCCGAGGCCGCCGGCCGGCCGATCGTGCTGGCGGTCGACGACGCGCACCTGCTCGACCCCGCGTCGGCCGCCCTCGCGCATCTGCTCGTCCGCCAGGGGGCGACGCTGCTGGCCACGCTGCGCGGCGCCGCGCCCGTCCCGCCCCCGATCGGCGCGCTGTGGACCGAGGGCCTCGTGGGGCACGCCGAGCTGAGCCCGCTGGACGCGGCCGGCTCCCAGGAACTGCTGGCGGCCATGCTCGGCGGGCCGGTGGAGGCCGGTTCCGCGCAGCGCCTCACCGAGCTGGCCAGCGGCAACCCGCTCATGCTGCGCGAGCTGGTGCAGGCGGCCCGCGGCGGCGGCGAGATGACCCGGGCGTACGGCGTCTGGCGCTGGACCGGGCGGCTCACCCTCGCGCCCAGCCTCGCCGACCTGGTCGACGCCCACATCGGCGGGCTCGCCCCCGCCGTACGCGACGTGGTGGAGCTGGTCGCGTTCGGGGAACCGATCGGCCTGCCGTCGCTGCTGGCGGTCGCCGACCCGGCCGCGGTCGAGGTTGCCGAGGAGCGCGAACTCATCCGGGTGCACGGCGACGGCCGCCGCCGCCCCGCCCGCCTCGCCCACCCCCTGTACGGCGAGGTGGTACGCCGACAGTGCCCGGTGAGCCGGACCCGGCGCCTGCTGGCGACCCTCGCCGACCTGGTCGAGCGCACCGGCGCCCGGCGCCGCGACGACCTGCTCAGGGTCGCGGTGTGGCGGCTGGACTCCGGCACCGCGCAGGACGGCGCGCGGCTGCTCGACGCGGCCGCCCAGGCGTTCGGACGGCTGGACCTGACGCTCACCCACCGGCTGGCAGCCGCCGCCCGGGACGCGGGCGCCGGATACCCGGCGACCGAACTGCTGGCCACGGCCCTGCTGCTGGCCGGACGCCCCCACGAGGCCCAGGCCGCTCTGGACCGCGGCGAACGCCAGGACGGCAGCGCGGACGCCGCCTCCGGCCGCCCGGTCGCGCTGCGGGCGACGGTGGCGTTCTGGGGGCTCGGCCAGGCCGGGGCCGCCGACGACCTGGCCGCGGCAACCGTCACCGAGCCCGGCGCGGCGGCCCAGGTACGCGCGGTCGAGGCCGTGATGCGCCTGCAGCTCAACCAACTGGAGCGGGCCCGCGAGCTGACCGCCGCCGTACTGTCCGCCCCCGCCGCCGGGGCATCGGCGCGCAACCTGGCCCACTGTGCCCAGGCGCTGCTGGCCGCCGCCTCGGGCCACCCGCGGCACAGCGCCGACCTGATCGCGCGGATCCAAGCGGACGCCCCGGCCTGGTGGCGTGACTCGCCCGCGCTGCACTTCCTGCTGCCCGTCACGGTCGGCACCCGGGTCAGCGTCGCCCTCGACCTGGCCGCGCTCGACGAGATCCTCACCGCGGAGTTCGCGGACCTCGCGCAGACCGGCGGCTTCGGCTTCGGCACCGGCTGGGTGGCGCTGCTGCAGGCGCACAGCGCCCGGCTGCGCGGGCGCACCGCGGACGCCCTGCGCGCCGCCGAGCAGGCGTGCGCCGCGCTGTCCGCGCACGGACGGTACGAGGGCCTCGGGCACGCCGCCCGGGCGCTGAGCGCCGCCGTGCGCGGCGACCTCGCCCTCGCCACCTCCGCGATGGCCAGCGCCGAGGCGGCCGGTGGCGCCTGCGAGCGGCTGTTCTACCCGTGGCACGCGACCGCCCGGGCGTGGACCGCCGCGTGCGCGGGCGACCTGACCGGCGCGGTGCGGGTGCTGACGGAGCTGGCCGGGCGGCTGCGTACCGACGGTTTCGCGGGGTACGAGCTGCTGGCCTGGCACGACGTGGTCCGGCTGGGCCGCGCGGAGCTGGCCGCCGACCGGATGGCCGCGTTGGTGGCCGAGGTCCCGGGTGGCCCGGCGGCACCGCTGCTGCTGCGGCACGCGCGCGCAGCCGCGACCCACGACCCCGGGGCGCTGTACGCGGTCGCGCGGGACTTCGCCGCCCACGGCTACCTGGTGTTCGCCGCGGAGGCCGCCGCGACCGCGTTGCGCCTGTTCCGCGCGGTCCGTGATCCGCGCGCGCTGGCCGCGAACCAGGTGCTGGCGGACGCGCTGGCCGCCTGCGACACGCTGGGGACGCCGCCGCTGCGCTCGGTGCAGCCCGCGCTGACCAGCCGGGAACGGCAGGTGGCCGAGCTGGCCGCCGCAGGCGCCCGCAGCCGGGAGATCGCCGACAGCCTGTTCCTGTCCCCGCGCACGGTGGAGAACCACCTGCAACGGGTGTACGCGAAGCTCGGGGTCAGCGGGCGCACGGAACTCGCCCCCGCGCTTCGATCCCTGCCGCAATAG